CATGATGTCCTCCCCGAAGCGGAAGGGTTGCAGTGGGCCGCTGGTCACGCGCAGATCGCCGACGGGCTCTCCAGCCACATCGCGGCGGTTGAGCACTTCAATCTTCGCTTCCATCTGTTCCAGCACATCCAGCACGCCGGTGCGCGTGGGGTTCAGCCCCACGTTCTCCACGGTGAGATCAGCACCTGGGACCAGAGCACCTGCGACTAGCCAGAAGGCTGCTGAACTGATATCCCCCGGGACCACCACGTGCTGTCCCTTCAGCTGAGCACCTGGCTGCACCCTGATGTGCCGCCCCATTTCTCCTCCCACGGTGAGATCGGCTCCGAACGCCTTCAGCATGCGCTCGCTGTGGTCACGGGAGGGAGCGGGCTCGATCACGGTGGTGGACCCTTCGGCGGTGAGTGCCGCCAGTAGCAACGCTGATTTCACCTGGGCACTGGCCACAGGGGTTCCCACCACAGCCCCCCGCAGACGGCGACCCTGCACGGCCAGCGGCGCAAAGTTGCCATCACCACGGCCTCGGACCTCGGCGCCGAGCATGGCTAGGGGGTGGCCCACCCGTTGCATCGGTCGCCTGCGTAGTGAGGCGTCACCGGTAAGAACGAAGTGGCGCCCATGACGGCCTGCCAGCAGCCCGAGCATCAGGCGCATGGTGGTGCCTGAGTTGCCGCAGTCGAGCACGGTGTCTGGCTCCTGCAGTCCATCGAGGCCGACGCCGGTGACGCGGATCAAATCGCCTTCAGCAATCGGGCTGATCTCAGCTCCCATCGCCCGCAGGCAGGCGGCGGTGCTGATTGGATCTTCGGCTGGAAGTAAGCCTTCGATGGTGGTTTCACCCTCGGCAATCGCTCCGAACAGCAGGGCCCTGTGAGAGATCGACTTGTCTCCCGGGACCCTGACACGCCCCTTAAGGCTTCCGCCTGCTTTCAATTCACGGGCAGCGGCGGTGGATCCCGTCACGTGGTTCAGGAAGGTTTGGATGCTCGCGATCCTATGGGTCGGTTCTGCAAGAGAGCATCGAGGGCGTAGCCGAACAGGCTCGGATCCGGCTCTTGAGCCGCTAGATCGTCCAGCCCCAGTTCCTCCAGCCGGTCTGACACCCGTTGTTCGAGATCGTCGGGTCGGCTCAGGGGCTCTCCCCAGTCGTGATTTTTCTCCGGGCCGATCTTGGTGGTGGCATCGATGGCCATGCGACCCCCTAAACCCAATTGCTCGCTTGCGAAGTCGAGGGTGTCAAACGGCGTGTTCTCGAGAACAAAGAGATCCCGCTGTGGATCCACCTGAGCAGCGATGGCCCAAACAACCTGCCTGGGATCGCGCACATTCAGATGGCTGTCGATCACCACAACGAATTTGGTGTAGGTGAACTGGGGCAGGGCACTCCAGAAGGCCATGGCTGCCCGCTTTGCTTGCCCTGGATAGGCCTTGTCGATCGAGATCACCGCCAGCTTGTAGCTGAGCGCTTCCATGGGCAGGAAGAAATCCTTGATTTCAGGAATTTGCTGCCTCAGGATCGGCGTGTAGATCCTGTTGAGAGCGATGGCCAACATCGCTTCTTCCTTGGGTGGCCGGCCGCTGAACGTTGTGAGGAAGATCGGATCACGGCGCTGGGTCATGCAGTGGAAGCGCACCAGGGGGGAGTCTTCGACACCGCCGTAGAACCCCATGTGATCGCCGAAGGGGCCATCAGGCAGAACCTCTCCAGGGGTGATCGTCCCTTCCAGCACCACTTCGCTGTGGCTTGGAACTTGCAGATCGAGGGTTTTGCAGGGTGAGAGCCGCACACCTTCGCCGGCATAAATCCCTGCGAACAGCCACTCACTCAGTTGGACGGGGATCGGTGTGGCCGCTGCCATCACCAGCAGTGGATGCACGCCGATGGCTACAGCCACCTCGAGTTTTTTGCCCATGGCCGCGGCCTTGCGCAGGTGGCGCGCACCACCACGCACGCTTAGCCAGTGCACCGTCATGGTGTTCACCGACTGCCTTTGCAGCCGATACACCCCCACATTCGGCACCCCGGTTTCCGGATCCTTGGTGATCACGAGTCCCAGGGTGATCACGCCGCCGGCATCGCCTGGCCAGGGCCTGATCAGCGGGATCTGACCGAGATCAACCTCATCCCCTTTGTAGATCTGTTGGCGGCATGGAGGCAGCAGATCCCGGTCGGGTCGTGCTTTCACCAGATCCCAGAACACCCGCGCGAACTTCTTGGTTTCTCCAAGCCCTTTGGGAGGACGGGGCTGTTGCAGCAGGGCCAGCCGCTCTCCAAGCTCCTCCAGTTGCTCTGGGCGATCGAGGCCCATGCTCCACACCACCCGTTCCACCGTTCCGAGCAGGTTCACGGCCACCGGCATGGAGGAGCCGATCACGTTCTCGAAGAGAAGCGCCGGTCCACCACTGGCCAGAACGCGATCGGCGATGGCGGCCAGTTCGAGATCGGGATCGACGGGGGCCTGAATCCGCCTCAGTTGTCCACGCTCTTCCAAGAGTTGGATGAAGGAACGCAGATCCCGGGTGCCGGGGCCGGGGCGGAACAGAGCCATGAAGACAACACCTCAGCGGTGGGTGGTCTCGGTACTGTGACGCACGCGGATCATGAGCGTGGCCATGCAGGTTTCCTATTTCCATGTGGCAGCCGATGTTCCTGATGCCATTGGCTCGCCGGATGGACCTGATGCCGCCGTGGTGATTGATGTGCTGCGCGCCACCACCACCATCGCTTGGGCACTCCATAACGGAGCCGAGGCGGTTCAGGCCTTTGCCGATCTGGATGAGCTGCGCCTGCAGTCCCGCGATTGGCCGGAACAGACCCGCCTGTTGCTGGGAGAGCGAGGCGGCCGGATGCTCGAAGGATTCGATCTCGGGAATTCTCCCGTTGCCGTGATTCCGGAGGTGGTGCAGGGAAAACGCCTGTTCATGAGCACCACCAATGGCACCCGCGCCCTTCAGAGAGTTCGCGATGTGTCCGTTGTGATGACAGTGGCTCTCCCGAACCGCATGGCGGTTGCGCAGCGACTCCTGCGCGACAAGCCAGAGCGTGTGTGGATGGTTGGCAGTGGTTGGGAAGGCACCTACTCCCTTGAAGATTCCCTGGCGGCAGGGGCACTGGCCGACGCCTTAGTGGCGGCCGGAGCCCAGGCTGCGAACGATGAACTGCAGGCGGCCCTGGCCCTGTGGGCGCAGTGGAAGCACGACCCTGAGGCCTGTTTGCGTGTCGCGTCCCACGGCCAGCGACTGACGCGCCTCGGGAATCACGACGCCGATTTCAGTTGCTGCGCCGGTCTGGATCAGTTGAGTGTGGTGCCAACACAGACTGAACCAGGGGTTTTAAGAGCCATCCGCGTCTGAGCAGCCATACCATTTGCATCGAACGCATTCGATGGCTGTGAGTGATTTTCTGGCGGCTGCCGTGCAACTCACCAGCACGTCAGATCCCGAGACCAACTTCAGTGCTGCTGAAGAACAGATTGATCTGGCGGCCCGTCGGGGTGCCGAGCTGATCGGACTTCCTGAGAATTTCGCCTTCATCGGTGAACCTGAGCAGCGTCTCGCGATCGCACCGGCACTCGCCGATCAGGCGTCCCAGTTTCTGATCACCATGGCGCGTCGCTACCAGGTGGTGATTCTCGGCGGGGGATTTCCCGTTCCGGTGGGTGATGGTGCTCACACCTGGCAGAGAGCTCAGCTGGTGGGACGGGATGGTCAAATTCTGGCTAGTTACGACAAAATCCACCTCTTCGATGTGGACCTGCCCGACGGAAGTTCCTACAGGGAATCCAGCAGTTTCTCGCCTGGTTCCACCCTCCCTCCGGTGGTGGATGTGCCTGGACTGTGTCGGGTGGGGGTGTCCATTTGCTACGACGTGCGCTTCCCTGAGCTCTATCGCTATCTCGTCGGCGCCGGCGCCGAGTTGCTGATGATTCCAGCTGCGTTTACGGCTTTTACGGGGAAGGACCACTGGCAGGTGCTGCTGCAAGCCCGTGCGATCGAGAACACGGCGTATGTGCTGGCTCCAGCGCAGACGGGTAGCGATGTCGGTCGTCGGTTCAGCCATGGTCACTCGATGGTGATCGATCCTTGGGGAACCGTTCTGGCGGATGCGGGGGTGTCCCAGGGGGCTGCCGTCGCTCCAGTGGATCTGGATCACCTCGCTCGCATTCGCAGTCAGATGCCTTGCCTGCAGCACCGCCGAACCACGGTGTTCTGAGCTTGGTCATGCCCCGGCTGCCCTGTCGTTTCACCGCACTGCTGCTTGCCGCTGCTCTGCAGTCGGCTGGATGGTTCGTGGGATTGCCTGCTCGGGCTGCCAGTGCTCTAGCGGCCTGGTCCTTCGGGAACGATGGGGTTCTGCAGTTGCGCACGTCGACCGGCGCGCGTCTGGATGCATTCTTCGAGGCCGGTGATCGTCGTCAGGGGCCGCGGGTTTGGATTGATTTTCCTGGTGAGCTCAGTCGTCCCAGGCGGATTCCAGGGTCGGGGCCGGTTCGTGAGATCCGTCTTGGCAAGCCAACACCCGGAGCAACCCGGCTGGTGATCGAGTTTCAGCAGGGGGTGACGCTTGATCCGGGGAACCTACGGCTGGTGGGGACGGCACCGGATCGATGGAAATTGATGTTTGAGGGGCTTCCCACCCAGGGGTTGCGGTCAATCGGCGAGGGGGATCTCAACCGTGCCAGCAGCGGGCGCTGGGGTGGCGTGCGCATCCGGCCGACGCAAACACCTGTGAACGCTGAGGGCTTGCCTGACGTCGCTCGGGGGCGGTACCGGGTTGTGGTGGATCCAGGGCATGGAGGTCCTGACCCCGGTGCGGTGGGCATCAACGGAATTCGTGAGGCTGAGATCGTTCTCGATATCTCCCTGCAGGTCGCCCGCCTCTTGGAAGCCAAAGGTGTTCAGGTGACACTGACGCGCACGGCTGAAGTGGATGTGGACCTGCCACCACGGGTCTCACTGGCCAATCGGATTGGGGCCACAGCGTTCGTGAGCATTCATGCCAATGCCATCAGCATGTCGCGCCCGGATGTGAATGGAATCGAGACCTTTTACTTCTCTGATCCCCGATCGGCCCGTCTTGCGGCCCATATCCAGCAGCAAGTGCTCAATGTGTCGCCAGGCAGCCCGAACAGAGGGGTGCGTCGGGGCCGATTCTTTGTGATTCGACGCACCACCATGCCGGCAGCTCTGGTGGAAACGGGATTTGTGACCGGTGATATCGATGCGGCTCGCCTCGCCACCGCTTCCCATCGTCGCAGGCTGGCACTGGCGATTGCAGCCGGCATTCTTGAGTATCTGCAGGGGGTTCGTTGACCATCCGTCTCGGTTTGTTTGACAGCGGCCTGGGGGGGCTCACGGTGCTTCGGCGTGTGCTTGAACGCCATGGGGGAGTTCCCACGATCTATCTGGGAGACACGGCCCGGGTCCCCTACGGCAGTCGCTCTCCATCCGAGATCCGAGCTATCGCCTCCGAAGTCGTCGGCTGGCTGCGTCATCAGCAGGTCACCACTGTGGTGATGGCCTGCAACACCACCAATGCTCTCGCTCGCGATGTGGCTGAAGGGCAGGCCGGGGTTCCAGTGGTCGGTCTGATCGGCGCCGCTGCCGCCATGGTGCGGGAGTCGCGGGTGGGTGTCTTGGCCACTCCAGCGACCGTGGCATCCGGTGCTTATCGAGAAAGCATCGAAGCCCTTCACCCTGGAACGCTTGTGGTGCAGCAGGCCTGTCCGGACTTCGTTCCGCTCATCGAGGCAGGGGACCTGAGCTGTGACGAACTGCGCAGCGCAGCCATTGGCTATCTCCAGCCTCTTCTGGAGGCCTCGGTGCAATCAATCGTGCTGGGTTGTACCCATTACCCGCTGCTTCTTCCCCTCCTCTCCAATCTGTTGCCTGATTCGATCCGACTGATCGATCCGGCATTGGGCGTGGCAAGCCAGCTCGATGCTCTGCTCGGCAAGCCGTTGCCAGGTGGCCTCGATCAGCCGCTGGCCCTCGAGGCCACCCGTATCTGTGTGACATCGGATCCGCAGGGATTCGCTGATCGTGCGACGCCGTGGCTGGGGCAATGCCCGCGGGTCGAACAGATTGCTCTGCAGTCTTCGGTCGATGCCTTCTAGGATCTCGCCACCGAGGGGACCCATGACCACCGTCACCGAGTTGCTGCAGCCGGTCGAGGCGGATCTCGAGATTCTGCTGAGCGATCTGCGCAGCCTGATCGGTGCTGGACATCCGATTTTGCAAGCTGCTGCTGAGCATCTTTTTAGTGCCGGCGGGAAACGGTTAAGACCGGGAATTGTGCTGCTCGTCTCACGCGGTTTATCCCCCGATGGAGAGCTCTCGCCAAGGCATCGGCGTCTGGCAGAGATCACCGAGATGATCCACACCGCTTCCCTCGTTCACGACGACGTTGTGGATGAAGCGGGGACTCGCCGGGGTGTGGAAACAGTCCACAGCCGTTTCAACCATCGCGTCGCGGTCCTTGCTGGCGATTTTCTCTTCGCACAGGCCAGCTGGCACCTTGCCAATCTGGACAATCTCGATGTGGTGAAGCTCCTCAGCCGCGTGATCATGGATCTGGCTGATGGAGAGGTGAAGCAGGGATTGTTCCGTTACGACACGGGGCAGACCTTCGAGACCTACCTCGAGAAGAGTTACTGCAAAACAGCCTCCCTCATTGCCAACAGTGCCAGGGCGGCGGGCGTTCTCAGTGGCTGCACCGAGCCTCAATTGGAATCTCTTTACCACTACGGCCGGCAACTGGGCTTGGCCTTTCAGGTTGTTGATGACATTCTCGATTTCACCGGGAGTGATCAGCAGCTCGGTAAGCCCGCGGCCAGTGACCTCTCCAGTGGTTACCTCACCGCCCCAGCGCTCTACGCGCTCGAAGAAAATCCTTCTCTCGGCGTGTTGATTGAAAGGGAATTCAGCAACGAGGGTGATCTCGACGAAGCTCTCCGGATCGTGCGTCAATCCGATGCCATTGCTCGGACCCGTCAGCTTGCCGAACGCTTTGCCCAGGAATCCCGTGAGGCCCTGAGATGGCTGCCGGAATCCACTTGCCGCACGGCTTTGCTCGAATTGCCTGACTTCGTGCTCAGTCGCCTGTACTGAACACTGTTCGCAAGCGCGTCTCCACCTCGGAGAGTGCCTGAATCTTGGTGATTCCTTCGCAGTTGTTGGGCTTAGAAAGTCCAGCCGATGGCATAAGACGCCACACGTTGCAGCCAGCGAGTTGCGCCGATTGGCAACCGGCATCGGAGTCTTCGAAGGCCCAGCAATTCTCCGGTTGCACATTCAGCTTCAAGGCTCCCAGCTGGTAAGGGTCTGGAGCCGGTTTTCCAGCTTTCAGTGCCCTGTCGTCCCCACAAACCTGCACCTGCAACAGATTCACCCAGGAATGGTGACGGATTTTCTGTCGCAAGGAGTTTTGATCACTGCTGGTGACCAGTGCCATCGGCAGATCCAGGGAATGGATGTAGCGCACGAGAGACTCGGCTCCCGGCATCGCCGGGGCTGCGGTCATCAAATCAGTGGCAAGCGGTTGACGCACCGCGAGCAATTGCTCGGGGCTGATGGGCTGACTGATCCAAGAACAGACCAGCCGGGCGTTCTCCTGCCGGCGCTGGCCTTGCAACTGCGCAAGCTTTGCATCGGTTAGATCAGTCCCGAAGTGGGAGGCTGCTTGCCGCCATGCGATCGCGTGCAGGGGTTCTGTATCCAGAAGAACGCCATCCAGGTCGAAGAGAAATGCCTCAGGAACTGTGGTTCCAGCAAGCGTTGACGCCGGCTCAGGCATGCGGGTCAATCGGCTCCTATCTGCATTCTGCAACCGGTAGCGTCTGGCTTCAATCACGGTGAAGGGAGCCTGGCAACGC
The sequence above is a segment of the Synechococcus sp. PROS-7-1 genome. Coding sequences within it:
- the aroA gene encoding 3-phosphoshikimate 1-carboxyvinyltransferase produces the protein MTGSTAAARELKAGGSLKGRVRVPGDKSISHRALLFGAIAEGETTIEGLLPAEDPISTAACLRAMGAEISPIAEGDLIRVTGVGLDGLQEPDTVLDCGNSGTTMRLMLGLLAGRHGRHFVLTGDASLRRRPMQRVGHPLAMLGAEVRGRGDGNFAPLAVQGRRLRGAVVGTPVASAQVKSALLLAALTAEGSTTVIEPAPSRDHSERMLKAFGADLTVGGEMGRHIRVQPGAQLKGQHVVVPGDISSAAFWLVAGALVPGADLTVENVGLNPTRTGVLDVLEQMEAKIEVLNRRDVAGEPVGDLRVTSGPLQPFRFGEDIMPRLVDEVPILTVAACFCDGESHISGAAELRVKETDRLAVMARQLKAMGADLDETPDGLVIRGGRPLRGAALDSETDHRVAMSLAVASLLASGDSTLNRSEAAAVSYPSFWDDLARLRT
- a CDS encoding UbiD family decarboxylase, whose translation is MALFRPGPGTRDLRSFIQLLEERGQLRRIQAPVDPDLELAAIADRVLASGGPALLFENVIGSSMPVAVNLLGTVERVVWSMGLDRPEQLEELGERLALLQQPRPPKGLGETKKFARVFWDLVKARPDRDLLPPCRQQIYKGDEVDLGQIPLIRPWPGDAGGVITLGLVITKDPETGVPNVGVYRLQRQSVNTMTVHWLSVRGGARHLRKAAAMGKKLEVAVAIGVHPLLVMAAATPIPVQLSEWLFAGIYAGEGVRLSPCKTLDLQVPSHSEVVLEGTITPGEVLPDGPFGDHMGFYGGVEDSPLVRFHCMTQRRDPIFLTTFSGRPPKEEAMLAIALNRIYTPILRQQIPEIKDFFLPMEALSYKLAVISIDKAYPGQAKRAAMAFWSALPQFTYTKFVVVIDSHLNVRDPRQVVWAIAAQVDPQRDLFVLENTPFDTLDFASEQLGLGGRMAIDATTKIGPEKNHDWGEPLSRPDDLEQRVSDRLEELGLDDLAAQEPDPSLFGYALDALLQNRPIGSRASKPS
- a CDS encoding 2-phosphosulfolactate phosphatase family protein, translating into MQVSYFHVAADVPDAIGSPDGPDAAVVIDVLRATTTIAWALHNGAEAVQAFADLDELRLQSRDWPEQTRLLLGERGGRMLEGFDLGNSPVAVIPEVVQGKRLFMSTTNGTRALQRVRDVSVVMTVALPNRMAVAQRLLRDKPERVWMVGSGWEGTYSLEDSLAAGALADALVAAGAQAANDELQAALALWAQWKHDPEACLRVASHGQRLTRLGNHDADFSCCAGLDQLSVVPTQTEPGVLRAIRV
- a CDS encoding carbon-nitrogen hydrolase family protein — translated: MSDFLAAAVQLTSTSDPETNFSAAEEQIDLAARRGAELIGLPENFAFIGEPEQRLAIAPALADQASQFLITMARRYQVVILGGGFPVPVGDGAHTWQRAQLVGRDGQILASYDKIHLFDVDLPDGSSYRESSSFSPGSTLPPVVDVPGLCRVGVSICYDVRFPELYRYLVGAGAELLMIPAAFTAFTGKDHWQVLLQARAIENTAYVLAPAQTGSDVGRRFSHGHSMVIDPWGTVLADAGVSQGAAVAPVDLDHLARIRSQMPCLQHRRTTVF
- a CDS encoding N-acetylmuramoyl-L-alanine amidase, which codes for MPRLPCRFTALLLAAALQSAGWFVGLPARAASALAAWSFGNDGVLQLRTSTGARLDAFFEAGDRRQGPRVWIDFPGELSRPRRIPGSGPVREIRLGKPTPGATRLVIEFQQGVTLDPGNLRLVGTAPDRWKLMFEGLPTQGLRSIGEGDLNRASSGRWGGVRIRPTQTPVNAEGLPDVARGRYRVVVDPGHGGPDPGAVGINGIREAEIVLDISLQVARLLEAKGVQVTLTRTAEVDVDLPPRVSLANRIGATAFVSIHANAISMSRPDVNGIETFYFSDPRSARLAAHIQQQVLNVSPGSPNRGVRRGRFFVIRRTTMPAALVETGFVTGDIDAARLATASHRRRLALAIAAGILEYLQGVR
- the murI gene encoding glutamate racemase codes for the protein MTIRLGLFDSGLGGLTVLRRVLERHGGVPTIYLGDTARVPYGSRSPSEIRAIASEVVGWLRHQQVTTVVMACNTTNALARDVAEGQAGVPVVGLIGAAAAMVRESRVGVLATPATVASGAYRESIEALHPGTLVVQQACPDFVPLIEAGDLSCDELRSAAIGYLQPLLEASVQSIVLGCTHYPLLLPLLSNLLPDSIRLIDPALGVASQLDALLGKPLPGGLDQPLALEATRICVTSDPQGFADRATPWLGQCPRVEQIALQSSVDAF
- the sds gene encoding solanesyl diphosphate synthase; amino-acid sequence: MTTVTELLQPVEADLEILLSDLRSLIGAGHPILQAAAEHLFSAGGKRLRPGIVLLVSRGLSPDGELSPRHRRLAEITEMIHTASLVHDDVVDEAGTRRGVETVHSRFNHRVAVLAGDFLFAQASWHLANLDNLDVVKLLSRVIMDLADGEVKQGLFRYDTGQTFETYLEKSYCKTASLIANSARAAGVLSGCTEPQLESLYHYGRQLGLAFQVVDDILDFTGSDQQLGKPAASDLSSGYLTAPALYALEENPSLGVLIEREFSNEGDLDEALRIVRQSDAIARTRQLAERFAQESREALRWLPESTCRTALLELPDFVLSRLY
- a CDS encoding HAD family phosphatase, whose translation is MPEPASTLAGTTVPEAFLFDLDGVLLDTEPLHAIAWRQAASHFGTDLTDAKLAQLQGQRRQENARLVCSWISQPISPEQLLAVRQPLATDLMTAAPAMPGAESLVRYIHSLDLPMALVTSSDQNSLRQKIRHHSWVNLLQVQVCGDDRALKAGKPAPDPYQLGALKLNVQPENCWAFEDSDAGCQSAQLAGCNVWRLMPSAGLSKPNNCEGITKIQALSEVETRLRTVFSTGD